The following DNA comes from Deltaproteobacteria bacterium.
CAGATAAAGAATTAAGCCGCCAGGAAATTCGAAAGAGATTTCTGGAATCATCCTTGTGCGACACTTCTGGTTTTACACGGGATCTAGAATCGCTCTTTAAAGACTTCGTTGCAAAATCTACTCAAGGTTAAATTTGCTCCAGGGCTTTATTCCCAATCGTTTCACCCAAGGCCAAACTTGCAGTCGCCGCGGGAGAAGGCGCATTGATAACATGGACTGCATGTGCACTGCGCTTCACGATAAAGTCGTCAGCTAACTTCCCCGACTCATAAACAACCTGAGCCCTTACACCGGCGGGATAGGGTTCCAGCATATGTGCTTGGACTTCAGGGACCAACGTTTGCAAAGACCGAACAAACGACGCCTTGGAAAATGAACGCCACAACTCGTGAAGCCCATATCCCATGTTGCCCAGTGCTAGTTTCCAAAATCCGGGATAGGCCATCGTTTCCATCAGGTCCCGAAAGCTAACGTCAGTACGCTTATAACCCTCTCTCGAAAATGCCAGCACCGCATTGGGACCACAAGTCACCCGAGAATCTACTCCACGCGTAAGGTGAACGCCGAGGAAAGGAAAATCAGGGTTGGGTACCGGATAAATCAAAGTTTTACACAGTGAATTAAACTCCGGCTTGAGCGCAAAGTACTCACCCCGAAATGGGATGATTTGGCTTTCGAGCTTCACATTAAACATTCGAGCGACGCGGTCCGAATAGAGCCCTGCGCAGTTGACCATTAACCGCGTAGCGAAAGCCTCACCCACACTTTTCAACTCCAGACCTTCAGAGTTTTCCACGCAGCTGTCGACTCGAACACCGAAACGAAGCTCCGCTCCACGATTCTTCAGATCTTTAACCAGCGCGTCGCAAACCTCTTGGTAATTGACCACCCCTGCCTCAGGAATACTTAACGCCGCCACTGACGCTACATGGGGTTCAAAGTCATTCACCTCTTCAGCCGCGAGCCAGCGGGATGCGACACCATTTTCATTAGCCCTACGTTCCAGCTCCCGAAGCTGTGGTAATTGTTTTTGCTGGGTAGCAACGATTAGTTTCCCGGAACGCTTCCAGGCGATACCATGTTCATCACAAAAGTCTTCCAAGAGCTTACGCCCCGCATAGCAGTGCTTGGCTTTCTCGGAACCCGGAAGGTAATAAACCCCCGAATGAATGACTCCCGAATTACGACCTGTTTGGTGGAAGGCGTGGCGCTCTTCTTTTTCTAAAATAAGTAACTTAAGATCTGAGCGAGACTTCAAAAGATGACGAGCAGTCGATAAGCCAACAATTCCAGCGCCTATAACGATAGCATCAAAAACCATAGTGAAGGCTGTTTCATTCCTTGAGGAAAGTCAAACCGCTCACTCTCTACTGGCGCCGCCCCATTGCCTTGGGTTAAAACATGGCATGTCTTCTCTATTGTTTGCCCTGTTTCTGGTGATTGCACTCACGGTCCAGCTGGGTAAATTCTTAAGAAAGAAGGCCAGCCAAAATAGTTTCCAGCAACAAACTGGTAACCATCCCGACCGTCCTCTTAAAATTAACCGGTTTGACCAAATGGAAGACCACTTACGTGCTTCAAGATGCCCATGTGGTGGAGTTTGGATGGTGCGGCACGAAGGGTCTAAGAGTAGCGCAGGCGTACGTCTAAGGGTGCTTCATGCTGAGTGCACGCGGTGCGAGTCGGAGACCGACTTTTTCTTCGATCTCACAATGATGCAGAATTAACGCTTCATCCCAGCATTTCGAAGCATCTTCATTGTGCCTACAGGTTCAGCTGAGAGCACCGATAACACTCCGCCCATCATGGCCCCGATGACGCCAACAGACGCAACCTCAGAGCCTGCCATAAATAGATTTTTAATCGGGCTACGGGGTCGCAACCATTGATTTCGAAATCTCGTAGGCGTGGGCTCAATACCATAAATGGAGCCAGCTACGGGGCGAACAAAATGCTCAGTAGAAAGCGGCGTAGAAAGCTCTACGTACTCAAGATATTCTTCAAGTTCAGGCATTTGCTTCAAGAAGTTTTCAAGTAACTTTTTCTCCATGCGCTCCTTAAAGGAGTCATAGGTCTCACCGCGCTTTTTCCACTTGGTATCTTTCCATTCCTGGAAAACATCCCAAGGTACAAATGTTACCACTTCACCTGTATGCAACTCGTCTGGGCCTGGATCATGCTTCGGATCTTTGAGCGACGGAAAGCTGCAATACAATACAGGAACATCCGGTAGTTCTTCGTCAGGCTCGACCATCCAATCACTGAAGTTTGGATCCCAGGTGCCATAAAACCATTTGTTGGCTGAACCGGCGCCGGCCTTGCGAATATCGCCTTTAAATCCCAGGTAGAGACAAACATGACAGGACGCCGGGTTTAGTTTTGATATCCCTTGAGTCCATTCCTCTTGGCGGTAGCGCTCAGGTAAAAGTCGCATGACCGTCGACATAACTCCCGCAGCACTGATCACCGCGCCGGCGGTTATTTCTTCGCCATCTTGAAGACGAACGCCAATGGCCTTGTCTTCGTGAACCATGACCTCTGCAACATCAGCACGAATTCGGGTCCAGCCACCGCCATCTGCCACCGTTTTTAGTAACTGATTTGCAATTTCCTGAGAGCCGCCCACTGGGTAATAACCACCGTGAACAAAGTGACGTACCACCAATGCCTGCATCGCAAAAGACGACCGACTTGGAGGCGAACCATAATAGCCCCACTGAGCCGTCATAATATTTCGCAATTTAGGATTATCGGTAAGACTGTTCACAACTTCTTCGGTATTGAGTTCGAGCATCTCTTGGCCTTTTCTGCCAAGTGTAGCCTCTCCAAGCCAGCCCATCTTTGGAGGTAACGCTCTCGCGAGATAATATCCCTTCATCGCCCCTGCGACTTCACGGACATACGCCAAATAATTATCAATCGCTTCTTCCTCTTCAGGAAAAGCGTCAATTAGATTCTGGCGAAACTGCTGCGGGTTATCTGGAAAATCAATTCGGAAACCATCCGGATAGTAGAACTCATCGTAAACAGGGCCAAGCGATGCCCATTGAAGTCCGCCGTCAGTGAGGTATTCCAAAAGACGTCCGGTAAGAGAGTGGCGCGTGACTTCACCCACAGCATGGACGCCCACATCCCAAAGAAACTTTTTACGCTTAAAAGTATGGGTGTAACCACCGGGCACATAATGCTGCTCAACCACCAATACCTTTTTACCAAGCTTGCTCAACATCGCAGCGGCCGTCATTCCGCCCATGCCAGAACCGATGACGATATAGTCCCAAACGCCGTCTTTACCTTTTTTGTTCCAGTATTTTTCTGGCACCTGAACCGCTCCTGCTTTTGTCATTGCGAACCCCTTTATTGGTAGGACCAATGGCTATCGAAGGGAATACAATCTGTCAACGCCCTATAAGCAGGACTCCCCACAAATTCGTGGGGAGAGCTGAAAGTTCAGCCTTACTGCGAAACGACATCTGCCGCTGAGCGCGGTACAAGCTTGTAATTACTATAGGAATAAAAAAGAGGTGCAGTGATCTGGTAGGTCGAGCCGACAGCCTGAATGCTGTAATCAAAACCCAAATCGTCAACTCTCAATGAGCCGGTTCCGTCATCAATAGACCACTCGCCGTAGCCTAGGTCAGATTCATCACAACTACCGACGACTTGAACCAATACCCCCACATATTCAGGGGATAATACAGCTCCAGTACCAAGCGTAAGAGCGGCCGGCAATCCATTGTTGGAGCTGTTTATTTGCACCGACACGGCCTCAACTCTTAGCAGTCCGTTGCTATCTGCTACACTGCCTTCAACCGTAACCTGGTCACCCACGGATACAGCGTCACTGCCTTGAATCCAAAGTCCTGTGGAAGCGCCCGTACCGTCGCTGATTGAGAACCGGTCGGTACTACCAGAATAAACACCCGTGACGACTCCTTGAGTAGATACAATCTGCCCCACAACATCCGTGGTGTTAATTTCGTATACCGTATAGCTGCTTACGGTTGCCTCTTCGGAATTCGCTGCGCCCGGTGTTCCAAGCTCAATCGTACTTGCCTGCCAGTTCGCCGATAAAGCGTTATCTGCAGTCACATCCTTGAGTTCCAAAGAAGCACCTGCTCCATCTGCGGCAGCCGGCCAGCCGTTACCGTCATCGTAGGTGACGGTATCAATCACCACGCCATTGGGGTCGACCAAGGTCACCTCTTCACCGCTGTTGCCGAGACCTCCACTGGTCCACTCAACCACTGTGGCGCTCAACGAAGAATAACTGCTCTGATTCACAGTCACCACAAGGTATGTACCCGCTTCAAAGGTTACCGACCCAAAGGTATGGGTGACTCCAGCACTGAATGAACAACCCTCAAGGTTGACGGTCTCACCCGCGTTGTAGAGTTCAAGAAACTCATAGAGGTTGTCGTTGCCTTGAGACGTGGGTGAATTGTAGTACAACTCGTTGATCACAATATTATAAGAGGCAGTCTCGGTGACACAGCTTCCTTGCTGGCAGACCTGCGAGGTTAACGAGCAATCCGTATCGGTTGAGGCATAACTACAAACGCCCTCACTGCACACCCCGGTTTCAAACACAGTTGCTACATCGCCCGTGCAGTAATCAGCGGGAACCTCATCGCATGTGACAGCCGCACAAGGGTCTGCATTGTCCACGCATTCGCCATCTGTACAAGTTGCTTCGTCGCCGCAGTCGGTTTCACTGTTTTCATAGGCGCACACTCCGCCATCACAAGTTCCGGCCGCGGCGTAAGACACCACGGTGTTACCGTCACATGTTGCTGCCGGCGGCTCCTCGCAAGTCACGCCATCACATGGGTCAACAACTTGGCAAATCGCGTTTTCAGCGCCCGGCGTCCCCTGGTTTCCATTGCTGTCATAAGAGCCCATACCTTCACACCATAGACTACTGTCGGCGTTGTCGGCGGCGTAGCTTCCGCCACCAAGACTTACCGAAGCTCCTGATGGATCGGGAAAACAGCTCGAACAATCGTCATAGGCAATAGAATCAATAACCACAGAATCATAAGTCAAAATGATTTCATCGTCGCCATTGGCAAGTAAGAAAGTCCCGCTTTCGCTCCAGTCGTAATCTGGTCCACCCGGTATCGCATCCGCACTCTGACCAAACACATAATGGTCAAAAGCAGAAATAATAGTGCCGTCTAGGACAGTAAAAGAATCGCTGCCCGCATCACTAACGACCATTCCGCCCACATAAAGGTCTGTACCGAGCGTGTTATACACCTCAAACCACTCGTAATTGGTATCGGTTGAGGCAGGATTGGCCAGATACTCTGTAATCACTAAATCAGATGCACTGGCTACCACATAGCAAACACCGCCATGACACTCTTGGTCACCACAATCGGTCACTGTCTCGACCGCAGAAAAATCACATCCTTCAGCACCCGTGCACACGCCGTCGCCGGAATAACTCACCACACTGTTGCCGTCGCAAATCGAAATTGGCTGTGTACAGTCAAAAGCGTCACATGGGTCAGCCACGCAAGATGCCCCGGTTTCTGTTGCAACGCACTCAAGGTTCGAACAGTCAGCGGCACTGGACTCATAGAAACAAGCCCCATCGGTGCAGGTTCCCGTGGCTTGATAGGTAAGTACACTGTTTCCATCACAAATGCTGACTGGCGGTTCATCGCATGAAAGCACGCTGCATGGGTCAACCAGCTCAACATCACCTTCGCCGCGAAGAGCAATCTTGAAATTGCTGAATGAGTAATCCAACGGGCCACGAACGGTATAGGCGATGCCCTCAATGGGCGTCTCATAAACATAGCCAAGGTCATCTACTCTGAGCATACCGGAACCATCGTCCACGCCCCATTCGCCGTAACCTAGGTCAGCCTGCGTACAGGTTGCAGTCACTTCGATTAATACCGCTTCCCAATCATCGCTTGCGGCTTCTAGCGTCGTGAGCGGCTCTGCATAAGGCAGTATGCCCTCCGGCGAAACAACTTCGACTGCCGTTGCCCAAACCATGAGTCGGCCGCCATCATCCACCACATGCCCCGTGACTTCGACATCTTCGCCATAAGCAGCACCCACACCTTCAACCCAAAGTGCTGAATACGCGCCATTGCCATCTTGAATCGTAAACCGGTTCATATCGGGAAAAGCACCCGTTACTACGCCGCCCGTGATGACATATTCACCCACAAAGTCGTTAATTCGAATATCACCCACGGATGCCGACATGGTCGCAGGCTCTGAGGAGTTGGCCTCACCTGGGGTACCCCCTACGATAAAGCTTGGTCGCCAGCTCACTGCTAGATTGTTGTCTAGGTCGTTATTTATCAGCTCGAGCGAGTAACCGTCGCCGTTAGCAAGCGGGCTCCATTCACCGCTGTTTTCGTAGGTGACGGTATCCACTTCTTCGCCATCTGCGCCGAGTAAAGTAATCGTCTCGCCGCTGTTGCCTAAAGATCCGCCAGTCCATGCCACAACATTTTCACCCTGATAAGAGGC
Coding sequences within:
- the lhgO gene encoding L-2-hydroxyglutarate oxidase produces the protein MVFDAIVIGAGIVGLSTARHLLKSRSDLKLLILEKEERHAFHQTGRNSGVIHSGVYYLPGSEKAKHCYAGRKLLEDFCDEHGIAWKRSGKLIVATQQKQLPQLRELERRANENGVASRWLAAEEVNDFEPHVASVAALSIPEAGVVNYQEVCDALVKDLKNRGAELRFGVRVDSCVENSEGLELKSVGEAFATRLMVNCAGLYSDRVARMFNVKLESQIIPFRGEYFALKPEFNSLCKTLIYPVPNPDFPFLGVHLTRGVDSRVTCGPNAVLAFSREGYKRTDVSFRDLMETMAYPGFWKLALGNMGYGLHELWRSFSKASFVRSLQTLVPEVQAHMLEPYPAGVRAQVVYESGKLADDFIVKRSAHAVHVINAPSPAATASLALGETIGNKALEQI
- a CDS encoding NAD(P)/FAD-dependent oxidoreductase; translated protein: MTKAGAVQVPEKYWNKKGKDGVWDYIVIGSGMGGMTAAAMLSKLGKKVLVVEQHYVPGGYTHTFKRKKFLWDVGVHAVGEVTRHSLTGRLLEYLTDGGLQWASLGPVYDEFYYPDGFRIDFPDNPQQFRQNLIDAFPEEEEAIDNYLAYVREVAGAMKGYYLARALPPKMGWLGEATLGRKGQEMLELNTEEVVNSLTDNPKLRNIMTAQWGYYGSPPSRSSFAMQALVVRHFVHGGYYPVGGSQEIANQLLKTVADGGGWTRIRADVAEVMVHEDKAIGVRLQDGEEITAGAVISAAGVMSTVMRLLPERYRQEEWTQGISKLNPASCHVCLYLGFKGDIRKAGAGSANKWFYGTWDPNFSDWMVEPDEELPDVPVLYCSFPSLKDPKHDPGPDELHTGEVVTFVPWDVFQEWKDTKWKKRGETYDSFKERMEKKLLENFLKQMPELEEYLEYVELSTPLSTEHFVRPVAGSIYGIEPTPTRFRNQWLRPRSPIKNLFMAGSEVASVGVIGAMMGGVLSVLSAEPVGTMKMLRNAGMKR